One region of Hoeflea sp. 108 genomic DNA includes:
- a CDS encoding phasin translates to MSKTKTAEFADTVEMPSFDVSKATDQFRAFAEKGVEQSKEAYAKLKTGAEEAQKSIETSYETARNVSAELSLKAIAALRTNAETGFAHLEALAGAKSLSEIVELQTAYLRKRVELTVEQAKDFQTVASKAAEDVSKPVKTAFEKALKDLKAA, encoded by the coding sequence ATGTCCAAGACCAAGACCGCAGAGTTCGCAGATACCGTTGAAATGCCGAGCTTCGACGTTTCCAAAGCCACCGACCAGTTCCGCGCCTTCGCCGAGAAGGGTGTCGAGCAGTCTAAGGAAGCTTATGCCAAGCTCAAGACCGGCGCCGAGGAGGCCCAGAAGTCGATCGAGACCAGCTACGAGACCGCTCGCAATGTGAGCGCCGAACTGTCGCTCAAGGCCATTGCGGCCCTGCGCACCAACGCCGAGACCGGCTTTGCCCATCTCGAAGCGCTCGCCGGCGCCAAGTCGCTGTCGGAAATCGTCGAACTGCAGACCGCTTACCTGCGCAAGCGCGTAGAGCTGACCGTCGAGCAGGCCAAGGACTTCCAGACCGTTGCCTCCAAGGCGGCCGAAGACGTTTCCAAGCCGGTCAAGACCGCCTTCGAAAAGGCGCTCAAGGACCTCAAGGCCGCCTAA
- a CDS encoding I78 family peptidase inhibitor, which produces MIDLRLATGLAVAMLALAGCQKESTASAPKPGVCDKMAAEALAGKDRITDDQAMQLTGATIVRQHKPGDPATMDFRQERVTIETDPATGKIVRAFCG; this is translated from the coding sequence ATGATCGATCTGCGCCTTGCAACCGGCCTCGCCGTGGCGATGCTTGCCCTCGCCGGCTGCCAGAAGGAATCGACTGCCAGCGCACCGAAGCCCGGCGTCTGCGACAAGATGGCAGCAGAAGCGCTTGCTGGTAAGGATCGGATCACCGACGATCAGGCCATGCAGTTGACGGGCGCGACCATCGTTCGCCAGCACAAGCCCGGCGATCCGGCCACCATGGATTTCCGCCAGGAGCGCGTGACGATCGAGACCGATCCGGCGACCGGTAAGATCGTGCGCGCATTCTGCGGCTGA